The following nucleotide sequence is from Paenibacillus odorifer.
CAAAAAGGCTAAGGCAGAGAACCTTGATATCCCTAATGAGGCCATGATGTATATTGCCAACCAGATTGACACCAATATTCGTGAGCTTGAGGGTGCATTAATCCGGGTAGTTGCTTATTCTTCGCTTACCAACCAGGATGTTACCACTCATTTGGCAGCTGAAGCGCTCAAGGATATTATTCCTTCCAGTCGTCCCAAGATGATCACCATCGCTGATATTCAGCAAAAAGTCGGAGAATACTACAATTTGCGCCTTGAAGACTTCAAAGCACGCAAAAGAACCAAAGCCGTAGCGTTTCCACGTCAAATCGCAATGTATCTATCCCGTGAACTAACGGATTATTCACTGCCTAAGATTGGTGAGGCTTTCGGAGGACGTGACCATACGACCGTCATTCATGCGCACGATAAAATTACACAGGCATTAAAGGTCGATCAGGAGTTGTACAAAGTGGTAAATAATCTTGCGGAGAAAATTAAAAATCCTTCCTAAGAGGAACAAAGAGCCTATACACAATCTATACACATGTGGGTAGGCTTAATTTTATGCTGTTTGGTGGGGTTATCCACATATTCGTCGCCCCTACTACTAATACTATTAAATAACTATAATAATTCATCATGTAAAGACGCGTAATTAACAGACTCAAATCCATCGAAATTCCCAATTTTTCAGCTAGGAGTGAAATCATGAAAATAAGCATTCTTAAAAATGAGCTCAACGAATCCATTCAACACGTATCCAAAGCTATATCCAGCAGAACAACAATCCCTATTTTGACCGGTATTAAACTGGAAGTTAGCCATCAAGGCGTCACATTAACTGCAAGTGATACCGATATTTCTATTCAATCGTTTATTCCAGCAGAGAATGACAGCCACACCATCGTGAAGATAGATCAGCCAGGAAGTGTTGTTCTTCCCGCTAAATTTTTCGTCGAGATTATTAAGAAGCTGCCCTCCAAAGAAATCCACATGGAAGTAAAAGAAGGATTCCAAACGTACATTTCTTCCGGATCCACTGAGATTCAGATGGTAGGTTTAGACCCTGAAGAATTCCCAGTGTTGCCGAGCATTGAAGAGAATGACACGATCTCTCTACCAGGTGATTTGCTGAAAAATATGATTAAACAAACAGCCTTTTCTATTTCTACCCAAGAGACAACTCCGATATTAACGGGTATACTATGGAATCTGAGCGACAATGAGTTTAAGTTTACAGCGACTGACCGTCACCGCTTGGCAACAAGAGCTGCTAAACTTGAAGGCACGGAAAATGTCAATTTCGGAAATATTGTTATTGCCGGTAAAACCCTTAATGAGCTCAGCAAAATTATCCCTGACCAAAATATGCTGGTTGATATTGTCGTTGCGGATAATCAAGTTCTCTTCAAAATCGACAAAGTACTGTTTTATTCACGGATCCTTGATGGGATTTATCCTGATACTTCTAGAATTATTCCAACAACCTACAAAACAGAACTAACTTTAGATACAAAAAAATTAAGCGAATCGATTGATCGTGCTTATTTGCTGTCCCGGGAAGAGAAAACAAATATTGTTCGTATGCAGACGCTTGATCAAGGCGGTATTGAAATTTCTTCAAGCTCATCAGAGCTGGGTAAAGTTCGTGAGGAACTTGAAGTCATTGATTTCAAAGGTGAACCTCTCAAAATATCTTTCAACTCGAAATATATGCTTGATGTATTAAAGGTCATAGAGAGTGAGCAGCTCGTTATTGCATTTACAGGGATGATGAGTCCGATCATTTTGAAACCACTTGACCAAACCAATAGCTTGTATATTATTTTGCCTTACCGTACAACAAATTAATGCCAACATTCATGAACATGTGGATAAGTGGCTGAAAGGATAAAAACCATGAAAAAAATACTTATCCACAGTGGATACATTAAGCTGGACCAATTTCTGAAACTCGCAGATTGTGTATCCACAGGTGGAATGGCCAAAGCGTTATTGCAGGAAGGTCACGTTCTGGTCAACGGAGAGGTAGAGGAACGGCGCGGCAGAAAACTTTATCCGGGTGACAAAATCGAAGTGCAGGATAACGGGACCTTTGAGGTTGAAGGCGGAGGAGTAAAAGAGTAGTACGCTAGGGGAGGAACCATTTCGTGTTTGTTAAAAATATCGGTCTGCAGCATTATCGGAATTACGGGCTGCTGCGTCTGGAGAGCCTGGGCGATGTGAATCTGATTCTGGGTCAGAACGCCCAAGGCAAAACAAACCTCATGGAGGCATTGTTCGTCCTGGCGATGACCAAAAGCCACCGTACCTCTAAGGACCGCGAACTTATCTCCTTCGATGCCCCCGGAGATGCAGCTCAGATCGTTGCCGAGGTAGAACGAAAGTATGGCGATCTCAAGCTGGAGCTCACCCTATCTGCCAAAGGTAAAAAAGCCAAGATCAATGGCTTGGAGCAGCGGCGCCTTAGTGAGTTTGTTGGATCTCTGAATGTGGTCATGTTTGCACCGGAAGATTTAGAGATTGTAAAAGGGACCCCTGGTATCAGACGGCGTTTTCTTGATATGGAGATCGGCCAAGTCCAGCCTAGTTATCTATTTCACCTACAGCAGTATCAAAAAATTCTCTTGCAAAGAGGTAATCTCTTAAAGCAATTATGGGGAAAAGAGGCTGCAGGGAAAGAGCTTTTGGAAATCTGGGATGCTCAACTTGTAGAGCATGGTGTTAAAATCGTCAAAAAAAGGAAACAATTCATAAAGAAGCTGCAAATATGGGCTGAAAGCATTCACCGGGGGATTACGAACGGCGGAGAAGAACTGAAATTGCTCTATGTCCCCTCTTTCGGCGATCGGGATGAGGAAGATGAAGCTGTCTTATTAGACAATTTTATGTTAAAGTTATCACAAACGAGAGAACAAGAAATCAGGCGCGGCATGACGCTGACGGGTCCCCATCGGGATGACCTGTCCTTTTTTATCAACGGAAGGGAAGCTCAGGTCTACGGTTCTCAAGGACAGCAGCGTACCACGGCTTTATCGCTTAAGCTGGCGGAAATCGAGCTGATCCATGAAGAAATCGGAGAATATCCTGTGCTGCTTCTTGATGATGTTTTATCCGAGCTTGATCCTTACCGCCAGACCCAGCTTATTGAAACCTTTCAAAGCAAGGTACAGACATTCATTACCGCTACCGGAATTGAGGGTCTGAATGCCGATAAATTAAAGGGCGCCAGCCTATTTCATGTTCATGATGGAAAAGTTGAGTTATAAAAGAGCGGAGGACGATCATGTATATTCATTTGGGCGGGGAGAAGATCATTAGGTCTTCGGAGTTAATTGCTATATTTGATATTTCGATTGAGAAATCTTCCAAGGTATCTAAGCAATTCGTTATTCACTCTGAGCAGGATAAGAAGCTTGAGCGGATTGGCGAAGAGGAAGCAAAATCTATTGTCGTAACTAAAAATATCGTGTATTACTCCCCAATTTCCTCCTCCACTCTTAAAAAAAGAGCCAAAATTTTGCTCGAAATATAACTTGCATTTGGTAACAAAGAGATAATCAGAAAGAAGTAGGTGAAGGCATGTCAATGAATCAACCGACATATGATGAGAGCCAGATTCAGGTACTGGAAGGGCTGGAAGCGGTTCGGAAACGTCCGGGCATGTATATTGGTTCGACTAGTTCTAAAGGTCTCCATCACTTGGTATGGGAGGTCGTCGATAATAGTATCGATGAGGCACTCGCAGGTTATTGTGACCGGATTCAAGTGATTATACATGAGGATAACGCGATCACTGTTATCGATAATGGACGTGGCATACCTGTAGGTGAGAATGTAAAGCTTAAGAAGTCGACGCTTGAAGTCGTAATGACCGTGCTGCATGCAGGCGGTAAATTCGGCGGTGGCGGATATAAAGTTTCCGGTGGTTTGCATGGTGTGGGTATCTCTGTAGTAAATGCCTTGTCTGAAAAGGTCCTTGTTAAGGTCAAACGTGACGGTCATATCTACCAACAGGAATATAGACGCGGTGCACCGCAGTATGATATCAAAATTGTTGGCGATTCAGATGAGACAGGAACGACTACAACCTTTCATCCGGATCCTGAAATATTTACGGAAACCACAGTTTTTGAATATTCGACACTGCTTACTCGTATTCGGGAGCTAGCTTTTCTTAACAAAGGAATCGAGCTTTCGCTTCATGATGAGCGGACGGATGTCACCAACGTGTTCAAATACGAGGGTGGTATCGTTGAATATGTGAAATATTTGAATGAGAAAAAAGAAGCACTACATGAGGATCCGATCTACGTGGAAGGCTCACGCGATATGATCCAAGTTGAAGTGGCTCTCCAATATAACGATTCGTATACTGAGAACATCTACTCTTTTGCGAATAATATTAATACGCATGAGGGCGGAACGCATGAATCCGGCTTTAAAAGTGCGCTGACCCGTATCATCAACGATTATGCTCGTAAAGCGGGAGTACTGAAGGATAGCAATTCGAATCTGACTGGTGATGACGTGCGTGAAGGATTGACAGCCATTATTTCTGTCAAAATTCCAGATCCACAATTCGAAGGTCAAACGAAAACTAAGCTCGGAAATAGTGAAGTGCGGGGTATCGTAGAATCACTGTTCGGAGAGAAATTACAAGAGTTCCTGGAAGAAAATCCAGCAGTATCACGTCGCGTTCTTGAGAAATCACTTTCCGCTTCACGCGCACGAGAAGCTGCCCGTAAGGCACGTGAGTTAACCCGTCGGAAGAGTGCGCTTGAAGTCAGTGCTCTGCCTGGTAAACTCGCCGACTGTTCATCCAAGGATGCCTCGATCAGCGAACTATACATCGTCGAAGGTGACTCAGCGGGTGGATCGGCTAAGCAAGGCCGGGATCGCCATTTCCAAGCGATTCTACCGTTGCGTGGTAAGATCCTAAACGTTGAAAAAGCTCGGCTTGACCGTATTTTATCTAACGCCGAGATTCGCGCCATCATTACGGCTTTGGGCACAGGGATCAGCGATGACTTTGACTTATCGAAGGCTCGCTACCATAAAGTCGTTATTATGACCGATGCCGACGTCGATGGAGCCCATATTAGAACGCTATTACTAACGTTCTTCTATCGTTACATGCGGAAGCTAGTAGACGCGGGTTATATCTATATTGCACAGCCTCCTCTCTTTAAGATTGAGCGCAATAAGGTTATCCGCTACGCAGGCAGCGAGAAGGAACGTGATGATATTATCGCTTCTTTTGGAGAAAATGCGAAGGTTAACGTCCAACGTTACAAAGGTTTGGGAGAGATGAATGCAACCCAACTTTGGGACACAACGATGGACCCAGAGACCCGTATGATGCTCCAGGTTACGATTGAAGATGCGATGCTGGCAGATAGTATTTTTGATACACTTATGGGTGACAATGTTGAACCAAGACGTGACTTTATCCATGAGCATGCCAAGAACGTTAGATACCTTGATGTGTAAGAAAAATATTTAATACAACCTCCGGCTTCTATTCCTAACGGAATGAGAACGCTGGAGGTTCTTTGATTTCAAGCTTCTTTTTAGGCTCTTGTAGATTGTTTATTGCGGGTCGAATAAGGGGATTTTCTTGCTTTTACACGTCCATAGGCTACGGCATAGCGATGTATTTTACGATAGATTGATTTATCAGGAAATAATTTGAATACAGCAATGGACGGAAGAGTGTTGACTTCCAGCAGCCACATATCCAGATGTTGATCCATGGCAATATCCAGACCAATCTCTTTGATTCCTGGATAGGCAGATTGAAGCTGTGTCGCAATTTGTATACCCAAAGCTTTTAAGTGATTGATCGTAACTAGGACTTGGGAGGGCGGCATATAGTTTTTTAGTAGAGTACTTACGGAAAGGATACTGCCTCCACTGTGATAATTGGTGACGATTTTTTGAGGGGCAGCTACTCTTCCAAGCATTCCTGTTGTTTCCCATACTCCTGATGGAGTCTTTTGGGTAAGAACCCGAAGATCAAAAGGGCGGTCTTGATGACGCAGAAGGTCAATCCCTTTTTGAATCAAATAGGTTCGATTCTGAATTCGTTTCTGTAAGTTCTCATACAGCTCTTCTGGTGAGAAAAACACTTCCGCAGTCTTCCCATATCTTAAAATATACAAGATCTGTTCTTCGGGCTCTTCTTTATTAACGTTATCGAGGTCGGTACCGTGTTCAGCTTTCTGTTTGCTAGTGCTAAGAGTTACAGTACGCTGCTCAGCTCTCATTACACCGATACCATAACTTCCCCGATCAGGCTTAATATAGACCATTGTATATAACGCAAGCATTTCCTTAAGAGCATTGACATCGAATTTACGGGTATCAGGCACATATTGCAATAGAGAGTGATTTTGAAGGATGACTTTCGTTTTAGCCCATTTGCTTGGGACGCGTTGAATCTTCATTATCTTCCTCCTTATGAGTTTTGTGCAGGAATAGGTCCTTTGGGTTCCTTGTTGTAAAAAATGCAGTGGCAGCATAATCTTTGACAGCTGAAAATCAGGACAAGCTACCTAAACAATGGTATAATATAAGGATATGGGGTTATGCCTTATCGAACGATATTAGGATAATAAAACCGTGTTTCTTGTCTTTACAGTCTATGTAGTAAAGATATTTGCGGAAAGGGCAAATACCCTGATAAGCGCAAAAAGAAATCAATATTAGAAGATAAAAGGCTATCATGTTTAATTGTGCTACTTTTGTGAAAGTAATATAATTAAGGGTAGCGGTTTTTTAACTGAAGGAGGTCCAGCAACTCATGGCTGAACAAAATAACCCACAAGTCAAAGATCGGGACATTGGCGTGGAAATGCGTGAATCCTTTATGGATTATGCAATGAGCATCATTGTTAGCCGGGCTTTGCCAGATGTGCGGGACGGACTCAAGCCGGTTCACCGACGCATTTTGTTTGCGATGTCGGAGCTTGGAATGTCTGCGGATAAGCCTCATAAGAAATCTGCAAGAATCGTTGGTGAGGTTATCGGTAAGTACCACCCTCACGGTGACTCAGCTGTCTATGAAACAATGGTACGGATGGCTCAGGATTTCTCGATGCGCTATATGCTTGTAGACGGTCACGGGAACTTTGGTTCGATTGATGGTGATATGGCCGCGGCGATGCGGTACACAGAAGCCCGTCTTTCCAAGATTGCAGGCGAAATGCTTCGTGATTTGAACAAAGAGACAGTTGACTTCGCACCCAACTATGATGGTGAAGAGAATGAGCCGGTTGTATTGCCAGCCCGTTATCCGAATCTGCTCGTAAATGGGGTATCTGGTATTGCTGTAGGTATGGCTACTAATATTCCACCGCATAACCTTGGTGAAGTTATCGATGGTGTGCAGGCGATGATTAAGAATCCTGATATCACGCCAATGGAATTGATGGAGTTTATCCAAGGTCCGGATTTCCCTACGGCTGGATATATTTTGGGTCGTGAGGGCATTCGTCAGGCTTATCGTACGGGTCGTGGTTCAGTAACCATGCGTGCGAAGGCAACGATCGAAGAGAACAACGGCAAGGCTCGCATCATTGTGCATGAGCTTCCATACCAGGTTAACAAAGCAAGATTGGTTGAAAAAATCGCAGAATTAGTACGTGAGAAACGGATCGAAGGTATAACGGATCTTCGAGATGAGTCCGACCGTAATGGTATGCGTGTAGTTGTTGAGATGAGACGCGATGTTAATCCAAATGTAGTATTAAACAATCTATATAAACATACTTCTATGCAATCCACATTTGGGATCAACATGCTTGCCATCGTAAATAACGAGCCGAAAATTCTTAATCTGCGTGATGTACTTTATCATTATTTGCAGCACCAGATTGAAGTTATTCGTCGTCGTACTATATTTGATCTTAAAAAAGCTGAAGCACGCGCTCATATCTTAGAAGGTCTGCGCATTGCGCTTGATCATCTGGATGAAGTGATTGCGTTAATCCGTGCTTCGCGGACAACTGATATAGCCCGCGAAGGATTAATGAGCACCTTTAGCCTCAGTTTAGAGCAGGCTCAGGCTATCCTCGATATGCGGATGCAACGTCTGACCGGTCTGGAACGGGAAAAGATCGAGAACGAATATAACGAATTGATCGTTAAAATTGCAGAGTACCGTGAAATTCTGGCTAACGAGCATCTTGTACTGGAAATCATCAGCAACGAGCTGCAGGATATCCGTGATAGATATTCTGATGAACGCCGGACAGAGATTACGGTTGGTGAAGAAAGTATCCTGGATGAAGACCTTATTCCACGTGAAGAGGTTGTTATCACTATTACACATACAGGATATATCAAACGTCTACCTGTCAGCACCTACCGCAGTCAGAAGCGTGGTGGTCGCGGAGTCATGGGGATGGACACCAAGGACCAGGATTTTGTGGAGCATCTCTTCGTGAGTAACTCTCATAACTATCTGATGTTCTTTACCGATAAGGGTAAAGTATACCGGATTAAAGCTTATGAGATCCCAGAATTGGGCCGTACAGCCCGGGGGACACCAATCATCAACCTGATTCAAATCGAACAAGGTGAGAAGATTAGTGCGGTAATCCAAGTGGAAGATGGCGATAGCGACAAATATTTGTTCTTTGCTACCCGCGAGGGTATCGTGAAGAAGACGCCTCTTGGGGATTATAACAACATCCGTAAAGGCGGTCTTATTGCTATTAATCTTCGTGAAGAAGATTCCCTGATCGAGGTTAAGCTGACTGATGGACAGCAAAATCTCATTATCGGTACAGCTCGCGGAATGTCGATTACGTTCTCAGAGAATGATGTGCGTTCTATGGGACGTAGCGCGACTGGCGTTAAGGGCATTACGCTTGACGGTAATGACCATGTCATTGGTATGGACTGTGTCGATAAAGAGCTTGAGGTTCTGATTGTTACTACCAAGGGTTATGGTAAACGGACACCAGCCGGTGATTATCGTTCCCAGACTCGTGGTGGTAAAGGGATCAAGACCATTAATCTCACAGATAAGAATGGTCCTGTAGTGGGTCTTAAGGTCGTTAAGAAGGATGAAGACTTAATGATCATTACGACTAGCGGTACCCTGATTCGTACCAGCATGGATGGAATCTCTACTATGGGCCGTTATGCTCAAGGGGTTAAGCTGATTAACATCCGTGAGGATGACGCAGTAGCTACCCTGTGTAGAGCTGACAAGAATGAAGAGGATGAATCTGAGGAAGTGGAAGGTCTGGAAGGCTTGGAAGGGCAAGAAGGCCTGGATGGGCAAGATACAGTCGAGGAATCTGGCGATATTGATCAGCCTGAGATCCTGACTGAGGACGAAGACACTGACTTAGAATAGGTTGAATTCAAAAAAGAGCAAGGGCTTCTATTCCAGAAGTTCTTGCTCTTTTTGCTGCTTTTTGAATGACCGATGCTTCATAAAATAAAATAAATATTTTGAAAGAATAGTTTTCACTGCACTAGTGTCTTCCATTTTTCCGTACTATAATTAGCCAATAGAATCCTATAAAGTACTAATTTCTCAGAAATTATCTGTCTTATCAATGTGAGGTAATGCTGGGTGTACGGCTTATAGAAATTAAGGGGCTGAGTATATGCCAAATATATTGGTTGGAGAAGTTAAAGCAGGCTCAAAGATAATAAAGGATGTAATTACACCTTTAGGGGGGACTTTATTCACTAAGGGAAAAATATTGCTCCCTCGTGATCTAGATATTTTACAGGCTTTTTTGATTGGGCAAGTGGAAATCGAAGGTGACCAAGGTGAGGCGAGTTCGGATGGAGCCAAAACAACAGCTAAGCAAGCTTCCCCTAAAGCTGGAGCCATTATCAACGAATCGATGTTGGCCAAGACTAATTCTCCTCTACATGATGAATACGATAAACTGCTCACTCTTATTAAGAACAGCTATCGATCGGTAACGGCAGCTTCACTTCCTATTTTTGAGCTGCGCAGTCAGTTAGAGACACTAATAGGTTATTTGAAGGATTATCATGTCTTGAAGTTTACACCGCGCACT
It contains:
- the dnaN gene encoding DNA polymerase III subunit beta, which gives rise to MKISILKNELNESIQHVSKAISSRTTIPILTGIKLEVSHQGVTLTASDTDISIQSFIPAENDSHTIVKIDQPGSVVLPAKFFVEIIKKLPSKEIHMEVKEGFQTYISSGSTEIQMVGLDPEEFPVLPSIEENDTISLPGDLLKNMIKQTAFSISTQETTPILTGILWNLSDNEFKFTATDRHRLATRAAKLEGTENVNFGNIVIAGKTLNELSKIIPDQNMLVDIVVADNQVLFKIDKVLFYSRILDGIYPDTSRIIPTTYKTELTLDTKKLSESIDRAYLLSREEKTNIVRMQTLDQGGIEISSSSSELGKVREELEVIDFKGEPLKISFNSKYMLDVLKVIESEQLVIAFTGMMSPIILKPLDQTNSLYIILPYRTTN
- the remB gene encoding extracellular matrix regulator RemB; protein product: MYIHLGGEKIIRSSELIAIFDISIEKSSKVSKQFVIHSEQDKKLERIGEEEAKSIVVTKNIVYYSPISSSTLKKRAKILLEI
- the yaaA gene encoding S4 domain-containing protein YaaA; the encoded protein is MKKILIHSGYIKLDQFLKLADCVSTGGMAKALLQEGHVLVNGEVEERRGRKLYPGDKIEVQDNGTFEVEGGGVKE
- the gyrB gene encoding DNA topoisomerase (ATP-hydrolyzing) subunit B, translating into MSMNQPTYDESQIQVLEGLEAVRKRPGMYIGSTSSKGLHHLVWEVVDNSIDEALAGYCDRIQVIIHEDNAITVIDNGRGIPVGENVKLKKSTLEVVMTVLHAGGKFGGGGYKVSGGLHGVGISVVNALSEKVLVKVKRDGHIYQQEYRRGAPQYDIKIVGDSDETGTTTTFHPDPEIFTETTVFEYSTLLTRIRELAFLNKGIELSLHDERTDVTNVFKYEGGIVEYVKYLNEKKEALHEDPIYVEGSRDMIQVEVALQYNDSYTENIYSFANNINTHEGGTHESGFKSALTRIINDYARKAGVLKDSNSNLTGDDVREGLTAIISVKIPDPQFEGQTKTKLGNSEVRGIVESLFGEKLQEFLEENPAVSRRVLEKSLSASRAREAARKARELTRRKSALEVSALPGKLADCSSKDASISELYIVEGDSAGGSAKQGRDRHFQAILPLRGKILNVEKARLDRILSNAEIRAIITALGTGISDDFDLSKARYHKVVIMTDADVDGAHIRTLLLTFFYRYMRKLVDAGYIYIAQPPLFKIERNKVIRYAGSEKERDDIIASFGENAKVNVQRYKGLGEMNATQLWDTTMDPETRMMLQVTIEDAMLADSIFDTLMGDNVEPRRDFIHEHAKNVRYLDV
- the gyrA gene encoding DNA gyrase subunit A, whose product is MAEQNNPQVKDRDIGVEMRESFMDYAMSIIVSRALPDVRDGLKPVHRRILFAMSELGMSADKPHKKSARIVGEVIGKYHPHGDSAVYETMVRMAQDFSMRYMLVDGHGNFGSIDGDMAAAMRYTEARLSKIAGEMLRDLNKETVDFAPNYDGEENEPVVLPARYPNLLVNGVSGIAVGMATNIPPHNLGEVIDGVQAMIKNPDITPMELMEFIQGPDFPTAGYILGREGIRQAYRTGRGSVTMRAKATIEENNGKARIIVHELPYQVNKARLVEKIAELVREKRIEGITDLRDESDRNGMRVVVEMRRDVNPNVVLNNLYKHTSMQSTFGINMLAIVNNEPKILNLRDVLYHYLQHQIEVIRRRTIFDLKKAEARAHILEGLRIALDHLDEVIALIRASRTTDIAREGLMSTFSLSLEQAQAILDMRMQRLTGLEREKIENEYNELIVKIAEYREILANEHLVLEIISNELQDIRDRYSDERRTEITVGEESILDEDLIPREEVVITITHTGYIKRLPVSTYRSQKRGGRGVMGMDTKDQDFVEHLFVSNSHNYLMFFTDKGKVYRIKAYEIPELGRTARGTPIINLIQIEQGEKISAVIQVEDGDSDKYLFFATREGIVKKTPLGDYNNIRKGGLIAINLREEDSLIEVKLTDGQQNLIIGTARGMSITFSENDVRSMGRSATGVKGITLDGNDHVIGMDCVDKELEVLIVTTKGYGKRTPAGDYRSQTRGGKGIKTINLTDKNGPVVGLKVVKKDEDLMIITTSGTLIRTSMDGISTMGRYAQGVKLINIREDDAVATLCRADKNEEDESEEVEGLEGLEGQEGLDGQDTVEESGDIDQPEILTEDEDTDLE
- the recF gene encoding DNA replication/repair protein RecF (All proteins in this family for which functions are known are DNA-binding proteins that assist the filamentation of RecA onto DNA for the initiation of recombination or recombinational repair.), which codes for MFVKNIGLQHYRNYGLLRLESLGDVNLILGQNAQGKTNLMEALFVLAMTKSHRTSKDRELISFDAPGDAAQIVAEVERKYGDLKLELTLSAKGKKAKINGLEQRRLSEFVGSLNVVMFAPEDLEIVKGTPGIRRRFLDMEIGQVQPSYLFHLQQYQKILLQRGNLLKQLWGKEAAGKELLEIWDAQLVEHGVKIVKKRKQFIKKLQIWAESIHRGITNGGEELKLLYVPSFGDRDEEDEAVLLDNFMLKLSQTREQEIRRGMTLTGPHRDDLSFFINGREAQVYGSQGQQRTTALSLKLAEIELIHEEIGEYPVLLLDDVLSELDPYRQTQLIETFQSKVQTFITATGIEGLNADKLKGASLFHVHDGKVEL
- a CDS encoding YheC/YheD family protein; translation: MKIQRVPSKWAKTKVILQNHSLLQYVPDTRKFDVNALKEMLALYTMVYIKPDRGSYGIGVMRAEQRTVTLSTSKQKAEHGTDLDNVNKEEPEEQILYILRYGKTAEVFFSPEELYENLQKRIQNRTYLIQKGIDLLRHQDRPFDLRVLTQKTPSGVWETTGMLGRVAAPQKIVTNYHSGGSILSVSTLLKNYMPPSQVLVTINHLKALGIQIATQLQSAYPGIKEIGLDIAMDQHLDMWLLEVNTLPSIAVFKLFPDKSIYRKIHRYAVAYGRVKARKSPYSTRNKQSTRA